The Dama dama isolate Ldn47 chromosome 3, ASM3311817v1, whole genome shotgun sequence genome has a segment encoding these proteins:
- the USP44 gene encoding ubiquitin carboxyl-terminal hydrolase 44, which translates to MLTMDKCQHIGQLRLAQDHSILNPQKWHCVDCNTTESIWACLSCSHVACGRYIEEHALRHFQESSHPVALEVNEMYVFCYLCDDYVLNDNATGDLKLLRSTLSAIKSQNYHCTTRSGRVLRSVGTSDDSYFLHDGTQSLLQNEDQMYTALWHRRRILMGKIFRTWFEQSPIGRKRQEQFQEKLAKREVKKRRQELLEHQAKAELESMPPRKSLRLQGLAQSTTVEIVPVPLQTSALPAKDKVVSTSEDVRLKEADDSSVKRRPTVTPGVTGLRNLGNTCYMNSVLQVLSHLLIFRQCFLKLDLNQWLAVTASDKTRSSYKHPPVTDTVSQMNECQEKEPYSVHFRHPSLSSGLSGGAPKSRKMELIQPREPSSQYISLCHELHTLFQVMWSGKWALVSPFAMLHSVWRLIPAFRGYGQQDAQEFLCELLDKIQHELETTGTKLPALIPTSQRKLIKQVLNVVNNIFHGQLLSQVTCLACDNKSNTIEPFWDLSLEFPERYQCSGKDSTSQPCLVTEMLTKFTETEALEGKIYMCDQCNSKRRRFSSKPVILTEAQKQLMICHLPQVLRLHLKRFRWSGRNNREKIGVHVGFEEILNMEPYCCRESLKSLRPECFMYDLSAVVMHHGKGFGSGHYTAYCYNSEGGFWVHCNDSKLSMCTLDEVRKAQAYILFYTQRVTEGHSELLPPELLNGSQHPSEEADTSSNEILS; encoded by the exons ATGCTAACAATGGATAAGTGCCAACACATTGGGCAGTTGCGGCTTGCTCAAGACCATTCCATCCTCAACCCGCAGAAATGGCATTGTGTGGACTGCAATACAACTGAGTCGATTTGGGCTTGCCTTAGCTGTTCTCATGTTGCGTGTGGAAGATATATTGAAGAACATGCACTCAGGCACTTTCAAGAAAGCAGTCATCCTGTTGCATTGGAGGTGAATGAGATGTATGTTTTTTGTTACCTCTGTGATGATTATGTTCTTAATGATAATGCAACTGGAGACCTAAAGTTACTACGAAGTACATTAAGTGCAATCAAAAGTCAAAATTATCACTGCACCACTCGTAGTGGAAGGGTTTTACGGTCTGTGGGTACAAGTGATGATTCCTATTTCTTACATGATGGCACCCAATCTCTGCTTCAAAATGAAGACCAAATGTATACTGCTCTTTGGCACAGGAGAAGGATACTCATGGGTAAAATCTTTCGAACTTGGTTTGAGCAGTCACCCATTGGAAGAAAAAGGCAAGAACAATTTCAGGAGAAATTAGCAAAGAGAGAGGTGAAGAAAAGACGACAAGAACTATTAGAACATCAAGCTAAAGCAGAATTAGAAAGTATGCCTCCCAGAAAGAGTTTACGTTTGCAAGGTCTAGCTCAGTCCACCACAGTAGAAATAGTTCCTGTACCGCTGCAAACCTCAGCATTGCCAGCAAAAGATAAAGTAGTATCTACCTCAGAAGATGTAAGATTGAAAGAGGCTGATGACTCCTCTGTTAAACGAAGGCCAACAGTAACTCCTGGTGTAACAGGATTGAGAAATTTGGGAAACACTTGCTATATGAATTCTGTTCTCCAAGTATTgagtcatttacttatttttcgacaatgttttttaaaacttgatcTGAACCAATGGCTGGCTGTGACAGCTAGTGATAAAACAAGATCATCTTATAAGCATCCTCCAGTCACAGATACAGTATctcaaatgaatgaatgtcaaGAAAAAGAGCCATATTCTGTGCACTTCAGACATCCAAGTTTATCATCAGGACTAAGTGGCGGAGCACCAAAGAGTAGAAAGATGGAACTTATTCAGCCAAGGGAGCCAAGTTCACAATACATTTCTCTTTGTCATGAACTGCATACTTTGTTCCAAGTCATGTGGTCTGGAAAGTGGGCCTTGGTCTCACCATTTGCTATGCTACACTCAGTATGGAGACTAATTCCTGCTTTTCGTGGTTATGGCCAACAGGATGCTCAGGAATTTCTTTGTGAGCTTTTGGATAAAATACAACATGAACTAGAGACAACTGGTACCAAGTTACCAGCTCTTATCCCTACTTCTCAAAGGAAACTTATCAAGCAGGTTCTGAATGTTGTGAATAACATTTTTCACGGACAGCTTCTTAGTCAg GTTACATGTCTTGCATGTGACAACAAATCAAATACCATAGAACCTTTCTGGGACTTGTCACTGGAATTCCCAGAAAGATACCAATGCAGTGGAAAAGATAGTACTTCCCAGCCGTGTCTGGTTACTGAAATGTTGACTAAGTTCACAGAAACTGAAGCTTTAGAAGGAAAAATCTACATGTGTGACCAGTGTAATT CAAAACGTAGAAGGTTTTCCTCAAAACCAGTTATACTCACAGAAGCACAAAAACAGCTTATGATTTGCCACCTACCTCAGGTTCTCAGACTCCATCTGAAACGATTCAG GTGGTCAGGACGTAATAACCGAGAGAAGATTGGTGTTCATGTTGGCTTTGAAGAAATCTTAAACATGGAGCCCTATTGCTGCAGGGAATCCCTGAAGTCCCTCAGACCAGAGTGTTTTATGTATGACTTATCTGCTGTGGTAATGCACCATGGGAAGGGATTCGGCTCAGGACACTACACTGCCTACTGTTACAATTCTGAAGGAG GGTTCTGGGTACACTGCAATGATTCCAAGCTAAGCATGTGCACTCTGGATGAAGTACGCAAGGCCCAAGCTTATATCTTGTTTTATACCCAGCGAGTTACTGAGGGACATTCTGAACTCCTGCCTCCAGAACTCCTGAATGGTAGCCAACATCCCAGTGAAGAAGCTGATACCTCTTCTAATGAAATCCTTAGCTGA